A single region of the Glycine max cultivar Williams 82 chromosome 20, Glycine_max_v4.0, whole genome shotgun sequence genome encodes:
- the LOC100779932 gene encoding 3-hydroxy-3-methylglutaryl-coenzyme A reductase 1, with the protein MELRRRSSAAAKASDALPLPLHVTNAFFFTLFFSLAYYLLQRWRDKIRSSSPLHLLSLSDIAAIFALLASVIYLLGFFGIHFVQSFVARPADEEPSQCASIDRADEDIANSIIEGDAQPSPLCRVDNDMKGKKVIQRPFECTKPILTELISSIDRVDSDNIIADPVINGKEAVQPSFQCTKPILTKLISSDDDIIIVDSVINGTVPSYSLESCLGDSRRAAAIRREVVQRETGRSLAGLPLEDFDYDAILGQCCEMPVGYVQLPVGVAGPLLLDGAEYTVPMATTEGCLVASTNRGCKAIYASGGASSVVFRDGMSRAPVVRFATVTRAAELMFYLEDPLNFDTLAVVFNRSSRFGRLQSIKCSIAGKNVYIRFTCSTGDAMGMNMVSKGVQNVLDFLQSDFPDMDVIGISGNYCSDKKPAAVNWIEGRGKSVVCEAIIKDDVVKKVLKTSVAALVELNMLKNLAGSAVAGALGGFNAHASNIVSAIFIATGQDPAQNVESSHCITMMEAVNDGRDLHISVTMPSIEVGTVGGGTQLPSQSACLNLLGVKGASKDSPGSNSRLLATIVAGSVLAGELSLMSAIAAGQLVKSHMKYNRSSKDMSKVSSS; encoded by the exons ATGGAGCTCCGCCGCCGCTCCTCCGCCGCGGCCAAAGCCTCCGACGCCCTCCCCCTCCCTCTCCACGTCACCAACGCCTTCTTCTTcacccttttcttctccctCGCCTACTACCTCCTCCAGCGGTGGCGCGACAAGATCCGCTCCTCCTCCCCTCTCCACCTCCTCTCCCTCTCCGACATCGCCGCCATCTTCGCCCTCCTCGCCTCCGTCATCTACCTCCTTGGCTTCTTCGGCATCCACTTCGTTCAGTCCTTCGTTGCACGTCCCGCCGACGAAGAACCATCCCAATGCGCCTCCATTGACAGAGCCGACGAGGATATCGCCAACTCCATCATAGAAGGAGACGCACAGCCTTCTCCCTTGTGCAGGGTCGACAATGATATGAAGGGAAAGAAAGTCATACAGCGTCCTTTCGAATGTACCAAACCAATTCTTACCGAACTGATTTCGTCCATTGACAGAGTGGACAGTGATAATATCATTGCCGACCCTGTCATTAACGGAAAAGAAGCCGTGCAACCTTCTTTCCAATGTACGAAACCAATTCTCACCAAACTGATTTCGTCCGACGATGATATCATCATTGTCGACTCTGTCATAAACGGGACCGTCCCATCGTATTCTCTCGAATCGTGCCTGGGGGATTCCCGCCGGGCGGCAGCGATCCGGCGGGAGGTGGTGCAGAGAGAAACGGGGCGGTCGCTGGCGGGTCTACCCCTGGAGGATTTTGATTACGATGCAATTCTGGGGCAGTGCTGCGAGATGCCGGTGGGGTACGTGCAGCTTCCGGTGGGGGTGGCGGGGCCGCTGCTGCTGGACGGGGCGGAGTACACGGTGCCGATGGCGACGACGGAGGGGTGCCTCGTGGCGAGTACAAACAGAGGGTGCAAGGCGATTTACGCGTCCGGTGGGGCGAGCAGTGTGGTGTTCAGAGATGGGATGAGTAGAGCGCCGGTTGTGAGATTCGCGACCGTGACTAGGGCTGCGGAGTTGATGTTCTATTTGGAAGATCCTCTCAATTTTGATACCTTGGCGGTCGTTTTCAACAG GTCAAGTAGATTTGGCAGGCTTCAAAGCATTAAGTGCTCTATTGCAGGGAAGAATGTTTATATTAGATTTACCTGTAGCACAGGTGACGCCATGGGGATGAACATGGTTTCCAAAGGGGTCCAGAATGTTCTTGATTTCCTTCAAAGTGATTTCCCTGATATGGATGTTATTGGCATCTCTG GAAATTACTGTTCAGACAAGAAACCTGCTGCAGTAAATTGGATTGAGGGACGTGGGAAGTCAGTGGTTTGTGAAGCAATTATCAAAGATGATGTGGTGAAGAAGGTGCTGAAGACCAGTGTGGCTGCTTTGGTAGAGCTTAACATGCTCAAAAACCTTGCTGGTTCTGCTGTTGCTGGTGCTCTTGGTGGATTCAATGCTCATGCCAGCAACATTGTTTCTGCCATTTTTATAGCCACTGGTCAAGATCCAGCTCAGAATGTGGAGAGTTCTCATTGCATAACCATGATGGAAGCCGTGAATGATGGCAGAGACCTTCACATCTCAGTGACCATGCCTTCCATAGAG GTTGGTACAGTGGGGGGTGGAACACAACTACCATCTCAATCTGCTTGCTTGAATCTGCTCGGCGTAAAGGGTGCGAGCAAGGATTCACCGGGATCGAACTCGAGACTTTTGGCCACCATTGTTGCTGGATCTGTTCTAGCAGGGGAGCTGTCACTGATGTCTGCTATAGCTGCAGGGCAGCTAGTGAAGAGCCACATGAAATATAACAGATCAAGCAAAGATATGTCTAAAGTGTCATCATCCTGA